The DNA sequence CACCCCGCTGACAGGAGACAATGCTCGGTGACTCTGCTTCCGGACACCGGTTCCGTGACCCGCCGCGAGCACCACCTGCGGCGGGTCCGCACCGGATTCGTGGTCAGCCAGGTCTTCTTCGGCCTCGCGACCAGCCTCTTCGACATGTACTACGCGCTGTTCCTGGGGCAGGTGGGCATCCCGCCGGCGGGCGCGGGGCAGGTCTTCTCGGTCGGCTTCACCGTCATGGCGGTGATCGTGCTGCCGCTGAGCGCCTTCACCGACCGGCTCGGCCTGGAACCCATGATGCTGCTCAGCAGCTTCGGCTTCGCCGGCACGATGCTGGCGATCCCGTTCGTCGACAGCCTCTCCGGCCACCTGCTGCTGTTCGGTCTCAACAGCGTCTGCTCCGCTTTGATGCTGGTCAGTGTCAACGCCGTGCTCGCCTCGGCCATCCACGACGAGCAGGAACGCTTCGCGCTGTTCCGGACCGGCTTCGTCGCCTTCCTCACCGCCTCCGCGGTCGGCAACGTGGTCGGCGTGCTGCTCGCGCGCGTCGGCGAGGAGAGCGCCGGCTGGTACCGCTTCGACCTGCTGTGTTCGGCCGTCCTGGCGGTGCTGATCGGTGTCGCCCGGCTCGCGATGTGGCGCCGCGACGCGGGGCCGGCGCTCGCGCCCGGCGAGTCCCGCCCCCCGGTGCTGCCGGCGCTGCGCGCCAACGCCGGTCACCTCGCCGGCCTGTTCGTCCTCGCCGTCCTCGTCGGCGGCGCCGGCGTCCTCGCCATCCGCTTCATCAACCTGGTGGCCGTCAACTACCTGCACCTGGCCACCGAGTCGCTGGGCTGGCTCCTGGTCGCGGACCGCCTGGCCAGCGTCCTGGGCATCTTCGTCCTGTTCCCCCTGATGAAGCGCGGCGGCGCCCTCCGGGTGGCCGGCCTCGCCATGATCGCGGCCCTGTTCCTCCAGGTGCTGAGCGCCACCGCCGGCACGGCCAGCCTCTTCGTTCTCTGGTACCTGCTGCGCCAGGGGGCGCACTACGCCCAGATGCCGGTCCTCGACAACCTCGCCAACAGCCGGGCCGCGCAGGGCACCCGCGCCTTCGTGAACGGTGTCCAGCGGATGGGCATCTTCACCGGCAGCGCCGTGGCCTCGCTCGCCTACGGGACCCTGATGTCGGCCGGCCGCTACCGGGGCGCCGTCGTCCTCTCCGGCGTGCTCTCCCTCCTGGCCGGCGTGATGTACCTGGTCCAGTCACACGTCGGGCTCCGCCGTCGAGGCGCGGATCAGTGAGGCGCTACCCGAGCTCGGTGTGCATGATGGCTTCCACCAGGACCTCGCCGGTGGACGTCAGCGTGACGGAGCCGGCGTCGCGGTCCGTGGCGAGCAGGCCGCGGCGCTCCAGGGCGGCGAAGGCGCTGCCCCACGGCTCGTCGAACAGGGACCGGCCCTCGAACCGTTCCCGGTGCAGGTCGTCGCGCAGCGGTTGCAGCGTCGACAGGGCCATCTTGATCGACCGGGACTCGGTGGCCAGTGGGCCGAAACGGGTGACCGAGGCCAGCGGCAGCACACCGGCCTCCACCGCCTCGACGTAACGCCTCTCGTTGACCTCGGTCATCGCCTCCGAGCGTCGGCAACTGGAGCTGCCGCCCAGGCCGATGGCGACCTCGGCGTCCTGCCGGTCCTGGTCCACCATGATGGCCTTCCACGTCTCCGGGGCGTGCCCGGCCCGGTGGAAGTACATGGTCGGGTGCTCCCGGTAGCCCGCCGCGGTCAACCCACCGGCCAGCACGTCGCGCATCTGGTACTGCTCGCCGAGGGTGGGCCAGTGGTGGCCGGCGGCGGCGAGCCGGTCCCGGTAGCCGGCGAACTGCCAGGCGGCGGGCCGGTCACCGGAGACACCGGTGCGGGTGTCGGCGTACGAGCGCAGGTGCAGCTTGGTGCAGACCAGGCCGGGCACCTCGTACGCCCGTACGGTGTCGAGGTCACGCCGCACGCTGTCGACGGTCTGGTCGAGCAGTCCGTACATCAGGTCGACGGTCACCCAGTCGAAGCCGAGCCGGCGGGTGTTCGCCAGGAAGGCCCGGCACTCGACGGCGTCGTGCTCCCGCCCGGACAGCCGCAGCACCGGGTCGTCGAACGACTGCACTCCGCAGGACAGCTTGCGGCAGCCCTGCTCCAGCAGGAACTCCAACAGCGGCTCGGTGAAGGTGGTCGGATCGCCCTCGAACCGGATGGGGGTGTCCGGGGCGAAGGCGAAGTTGTTGCGGTAGAAGTCGAGCAGCCGGGCCACCGCGTCGAGCGACATCAGAGACGGGGTGCCGCCGAAGACGTTGAACTCGCCGATCGGCGCGTCGCGGAGGTTCGGCACCCGGTCGAGCCAGAGCCGGGCCTCCCGGATGTTGAGGTCGACCCACCGGTCCACCTTGGCCCGGGTGACCGTCGGGTCGCCCTTGACCAGCACCACCGGGTACTGGCAGAACCGGCACCGGTAACTGCAGGTCGGGATGTAGGACCACAGGTGGATGGGCCGGGTGTTCGCCAGTTGCGCGTTGAGGTCGTCGAGGAAGGAGTCCACGGGTGCGTCGGGGATGTCGCCGGGAAAGACGTGCGACCCGAACGGGTCGAGGGCGACGTACTCGAGCAGCCGGCGGTTCTCCGGTGCGGCGAGCACGTCCACGACGGCGGGTCGCGGATGGCCGGGATCCAGGCGGGACAGCGAGGTCAGCGCGTCCTCGTAGGCGTCGCTCATCAGAACACCCCTCCGTTGCCGAAGTAGTCGTGTGCCGCGCCGGATTCGCGGTCCTCGCAGTAGTGGCGGACGAAGTCGCGGAACCGCCCGGGATCGCCCTCCTCCCGGATGTCCTGGAGGCAGTCCGGCAGCGGCGGCGGATATCCGATGTCCGGCCCGACCGTGGCGCGGAGCCGGGCGAACAGCTCCGCCGCGAACTCGAAGTAGAGCCGGAAGCTGGGGGACTTGTAGGAGTGGATGGGCACGAAGTCGATCAACCGACTCTCGGCCCTGATCTCGGCGATGCGTCGCGCCAGCCGGTCCGCCAGCGCGGGCGTGAAGAACTCGATCACCGCGCGCTCGTGGAGCAGGGCCGGGGTCAGCAGCACCGGAAGGATCATGTTCTTCGGCACGAAGTCCTTGATCGAGAACTCCCACGCCTGGACCGCCTCGTCCTCGGTGAGGTCCACGACCGAGGAGCGGGCGGCGGCTGGGCGGATGTCGCGCATGGTGATGATGCCGCCGGCGCCGTACGCCCGTCCGGCGATCACCTCGTCGATCGCGTGGTCGACCCGGCGAGGGTTGA is a window from the Micromonospora sp. DSM 45708 genome containing:
- a CDS encoding MFS transporter; the protein is MTLLPDTGSVTRREHHLRRVRTGFVVSQVFFGLATSLFDMYYALFLGQVGIPPAGAGQVFSVGFTVMAVIVLPLSAFTDRLGLEPMMLLSSFGFAGTMLAIPFVDSLSGHLLLFGLNSVCSALMLVSVNAVLASAIHDEQERFALFRTGFVAFLTASAVGNVVGVLLARVGEESAGWYRFDLLCSAVLAVLIGVARLAMWRRDAGPALAPGESRPPVLPALRANAGHLAGLFVLAVLVGGAGVLAIRFINLVAVNYLHLATESLGWLLVADRLASVLGIFVLFPLMKRGGALRVAGLAMIAALFLQVLSATAGTASLFVLWYLLRQGAHYAQMPVLDNLANSRAAQGTRAFVNGVQRMGIFTGSAVASLAYGTLMSAGRYRGAVVLSGVLSLLAGVMYLVQSHVGLRRRGADQ
- a CDS encoding radical SAM protein gives rise to the protein MSDAYEDALTSLSRLDPGHPRPAVVDVLAAPENRRLLEYVALDPFGSHVFPGDIPDAPVDSFLDDLNAQLANTRPIHLWSYIPTCSYRCRFCQYPVVLVKGDPTVTRAKVDRWVDLNIREARLWLDRVPNLRDAPIGEFNVFGGTPSLMSLDAVARLLDFYRNNFAFAPDTPIRFEGDPTTFTEPLLEFLLEQGCRKLSCGVQSFDDPVLRLSGREHDAVECRAFLANTRRLGFDWVTVDLMYGLLDQTVDSVRRDLDTVRAYEVPGLVCTKLHLRSYADTRTGVSGDRPAAWQFAGYRDRLAAAGHHWPTLGEQYQMRDVLAGGLTAAGYREHPTMYFHRAGHAPETWKAIMVDQDRQDAEVAIGLGGSSSCRRSEAMTEVNERRYVEAVEAGVLPLASVTRFGPLATESRSIKMALSTLQPLRDDLHRERFEGRSLFDEPWGSAFAALERRGLLATDRDAGSVTLTSTGEVLVEAIMHTELG